The following proteins come from a genomic window of Tepidiforma thermophila:
- a CDS encoding 2Fe-2S iron-sulfur cluster-binding protein: MKVDGRTAPETGSILDAVLALGIHLPHLCKDDNLPPIGACRTCLVEADGRVVAACHTPAAGVSEVLTASERVARLRREVLRLTSRMHGREPDVAGGPRSGEIWAAYEEHGLERPAFPRRIRDGTDATSPFFEFEEQACILCGRCVTACQQLQHIGAIGIAGTATSARVTPGAGATFASSICTACGSCVAACPTHALRPKPMSDPAQAGRSRRRGNGTEDR; this comes from the coding sequence GTGAAAGTCGACGGGCGCACCGCCCCGGAGACCGGCAGCATCCTCGATGCCGTGCTCGCGCTCGGCATCCACCTGCCGCACCTGTGCAAGGACGATAACCTGCCACCGATCGGGGCCTGCCGTACCTGCCTGGTGGAGGCCGATGGCCGGGTTGTCGCGGCCTGCCACACCCCAGCGGCAGGCGTTAGCGAAGTCCTGACCGCTTCTGAGCGGGTCGCCCGGCTGCGGCGCGAGGTGCTTCGGCTCACGTCTCGGATGCACGGCCGCGAGCCCGATGTGGCGGGCGGTCCGCGGAGCGGTGAGATCTGGGCAGCGTACGAGGAGCACGGCCTCGAACGCCCGGCGTTTCCGCGGCGCATCCGCGACGGCACCGATGCCACGAGCCCGTTCTTCGAATTCGAGGAACAGGCCTGCATCCTCTGCGGGCGGTGCGTCACGGCCTGTCAGCAGCTCCAGCACATCGGGGCGATCGGCATCGCCGGGACGGCGACTTCGGCCCGCGTCACGCCGGGCGCCGGGGCAACCTTCGCGAGTTCGATCTGCACGGCGTGCGGCTCGTGCGTGGCGGCATGCCCCACGCATGCCCTGCGTCCGAAGCCGATGAGCGACCCAGCGCAGGCTGGCCGCTCCAGGAGACGAGGAAATGGAACGGAAGACCGTTAG